A single genomic interval of Dysidea avara chromosome 8, odDysAvar1.4, whole genome shotgun sequence harbors:
- the LOC136265212 gene encoding uncharacterized protein: MFILQRQRVMDLSVQLFQFLCVESTRRARLRARRAKKRLQIAKRSLENFRRQQVAKRRILMAISLLVAQLLTPIERLCWTVTRSDTWWKNIVLRTFTHQDWLENFRMSKETFLYICRRLSGVLIRQDTVMRRSISVQQRVAITLWCLATPAEYRTISHLFGVARSSVCEIVHETCNAIVDVLLKEYIKFPTGRDLDQTVNLFKSKWGVPQCFGAVDGCHVPISVPCENHTDYYNRKGWYSMLIQGLADANYCFLDICVGWPGSVHDARVFSHSNLYSKITRGQLLPDKPELISGISVPLFMIGDSAYPLQSWLLKPFQHNSDLTTQQRTFNYRISRARIVVENTFGRLKARWRRLMKRNDMFVHNIPQVIAAACVLHNICEQHNQHFNDAWLQAEDTHDQPATTMYRDTSSSNSSRSRQIRNALVSYFQTH, translated from the exons ATGTTTATCTTGCAGCGGCAGCGCGTAATGGACCTAAGCGTGCAGTTGTTTCAGTTTCTCTGTGTGGAATCGACACGAAGAGCGAGGCTCAGAGCTAGGCGGGCCAAGAAGAGATTGCAGATCGCTAAAAGATCTTTAGAGAATTTTCGAAGGCAACAAGTGGCAAAACGAAGGATATTGATGGCCATCTCCCTCCTAGTTGCACAATTGCTGACACCAATAGAAAGACTATGCTGGACTGTGACCAG GTCTGACACGTGGTGGAAGAACATTGTGTTAAGAACATTCACTCACCAGGATTGGTTGGAGAACTTCCGTATGAGTAAGGAGACTTTCTTGTACATTTGCAGGAGATTATCTGGAGTGTTAATCAGACAAGACACAGTTATGCGGCGTTCCATCTCTGTGCAACAAAGAGTTGCTATAACATTGTGGTGTTTAGCTACTCCAGCTGAATACCGCACTATCAGTCATCTCTTTGGAGTTGCACGATCGTCAGTATGTGAGATAGTGCATGAAACTTGCAACGCAATCGTAGATGTGCTACTCAAGGAATATATAAAGTTTCCGACTGGTAGGGACTTGGATCAAACAGTGAACTTGTTTAAAAGCAAGTGGGGTGTACCTCAATGCTTCGGTGCTGTAGATGGTTGCCATGTACCTATATCGGTACCATGTGAAAATCATACCGACTATTATAATAGGAAGGGGTGGTACTCTATGCTCATTCAAGGTTTGGCTGACGCCAATTACTGCTTCCTGGACATATGCGTGGGATGGCCAGGCAGTGTCCATGATGCACGGGTGTTCTCTCACTCTAATTTGTATTCAAAAATTACAAGAGGACAATTGTTACCGGATAAACCAGAACTCATTTCTGGCATCAGCGTTCCACTGTTTATGATAGGGGATTCAGCATATCCTTTACAGTCATGGCTTTTGAAGCCCTTCCAACATAACAGTGATTTAACTACCCAGCAACGTACTTTCAATTATCGAATTAGTAGAGCTAGAATTGTGGTTGAGAATACATTTGGCAGGTTGAAGGCTCGGTGGCGAAGATTGATGAAAAGGAATGACATGTTTGTACACAACATTCCACAGGTTATTGCTGCTGCTTGTGTTCTACACAACATTTGTGAGCAGCACAATCAACATTTCAATGATGCTTGGTTACAAGCTGAAGATACTCACGATCAACCAGCCACTACAATGTATAGAGATACGTCAAGTAGCAACAGTAGCAGATCAAGGCAAATCAGGAATGCTTTGGTCAGTTACTTTCAAACACATTAA
- the LOC136265214 gene encoding uncharacterized protein isoform X4 — MNFSACWIVSSDIETDVFGVATDVPGQFACVFNLRLTSVPAYSFTGLGIECHEFQVSLLRCIRHGVDGFEQVSSVDCSGIKGVNFQCLLDCVIRYRNKCFWCCDRCSRSQYRHADIQEIITIVGTIFSQVLM, encoded by the exons atgaatttcag tgcctgctggattgtttcgtcagatatcgaaacagatgtctttggtgttgcgaccgatgttccaggtcagtttgcatgtgtgtttaatttaaggttgacttcagtgcctgcttattcttttacaggtctcggtattgagtgtcatgaatttcag gtcagtctactcagatgtatcaggcatggtgttgatgggttcgaacaagtatccagtgtagactgtagtggcatcaagggtgttaatttccag tgcctgctggattgtgtcatcagatatcgaaacaagtgtttttggtgttgcgaccgatgttccag gtctcagtatcgtcatgctgacatacaagaaatcatcactattgttggaactatttttagtcaagtcttgatgtga
- the LOC136265214 gene encoding uncharacterized protein isoform X5, with product MNFSACWIVSSDIETDVFGVATDVPGLGIECHEFQVSLLRCIRHGVDGFEQVSSVDCSGIKGVNFQCLLDCVIRYRNKCFWCCDRCSRSQYRHADIQEIITIVGTIFSQVLM from the exons atgaatttcag tgcctgctggattgtttcgtcagatatcgaaacagatgtctttggtgttgcgaccgatgttccag gtctcggtattgagtgtcatgaatttcag gtcagtctactcagatgtatcaggcatggtgttgatgggttcgaacaagtatccagtgtagactgtagtggcatcaagggtgttaatttccag tgcctgctggattgtgtcatcagatatcgaaacaagtgtttttggtgttgcgaccgatgttccag gtctcagtatcgtcatgctgacatacaagaaatcatcactattgttggaactatttttagtcaagtcttgatgtga